The following is a genomic window from Myxococcales bacterium.
GCAGGCGATAGAGGCCGCCTTAAATCTTATGGACGAAACGATCACCAGGATAGAAAAAATCCTAGCAAAAAAGAATAAAAGTTGAAAGTTCCGTCAGGAGGACTTTGAGGCACAGAATGAAAGGACTTTCTTCACTCCGTCGTTAAACGCGCTGGTGAATTGAACTCCGAAGCTGGCATCGGTATCGGTTCTCTCCAGATGCCTGACCCTTCCCATCATCGAAAGATCCCCCTCCGACCCGTTCATATTAAACATCACCTCGACCGGAGATGAACTGGAAAAGTCGTTGCTCTCAGCTATTACAAACAGCCCCCCTGTGCTCATATTCTTTATCGTTGCCGGAATAAGCCTTCCGAGGTGGCGGATGGTCGCAGGGATCTGTGTAGAAAACCTAGGATGTCTTCTCTTATCGGACATAGCGGCAATATATCCACAAGCGATCTCTCATGCAACGGTAAATAAAAGGCAGCTTGACCGGATAGGCGCCATAATATATCGCTTTTGGCATGACAGAGCTGGTGGACATAGATTTTTCGGTTGAAGAGGATGCTCTGATACAAGGGCTCCTCGATGCGCGCAACAAAAACGTGGAGGTAATCGCCTTCGGGATATTCTATTCCGGCGTTTTAGCGGATATAGACGTGGACCACGGCATAATAACTATAACCGATGGCGAAGATAGGGCCGTAATAGAGATAGAACGCGTCGAATCATTTTCCATAGTGATGC
Proteins encoded in this region:
- a CDS encoding PilZ domain-containing protein yields the protein MSDKRRHPRFSTQIPATIRHLGRLIPATIKNMSTGGLFVIAESNDFSSSSPVEVMFNMNGSEGDLSMMGRVRHLERTDTDASFGVQFTSAFNDGVKKVLSFCASKSS